The region ACCATGATATAACACCATCAGGTCAACATGAAGGATGTTGGAATAACCAACATTAAGCATAAAACCGTGAACTCAAACACCATAAGCATTTCGAATCAATTCACCAAAACTCGAGACAACGACATTATTGTAACTATTTTCATCAACATTTAAAATCATATTACTATTTTAAATACATTCCACGTGACCGTTTTTATTAAATGAAATATATTATACTTGAAAAAATACACgtggaatttaaaaaaaaaatataataaaaaaagAGATATTAATAATTATCTCTCTGGACCCATAGTTAAaataacaaataaaataaaataattataatattaaatttaaatttaaattatttttaaaaagtaATGATGTAAAAAAAAGTAAAGATGtaaaatgattaataaaatttatttaatagaaaCATTTAAGATTGTTAAACTTAAGATATATAAATAAATAGATGTCAAGGGAATAAAAGAAGTGTACACGTGCAAGATCCATTCCCATTGTGAAGAAGCTCTAAACTTCCAATTTCTCACAATTACGGATCTTATGAGTTCCAAGAGAATGAAGCAATCAAAAGACCCATTCGAAGCCGCATTCGAGGAATCACCACCAGAATCCCCAATCGAAACCGAACCAGACCCAGACGCAGACACTGAGATTCCACCATCCACTTCCTTGATTTCCCAAACCACTCACACCAACGAAGAAGACAATCAATTCAAAAACACCAACTCCACTAACAACGCCACAATCGCCAAGAATAAAGATGATGAtgacgatgaagaagaagatAACATGGATGTTGAGCTTGCTAAATTTCCTACTGCTGGTGATCCTCACAAAATGGCTAAGATGCAGTAAGTAACTTTTTTTTTCTCTATATCATTTCATTTTttataaaccctaattttttcTGTTGTTGTTATTTGTAAATTTTTAGGGCTATTTTGTCACAATTCACTGAAGAACAAATGAGTAGATATGAGTCATTTCGTAGAGCTGGGTTCCAGAAAGCTAATATGAAACGGGTATTTCTTTCACTTTTTCATAAATCATTACTTTATTGATTATAATATGTTATCACTGAACTGAAGGATTTATGTTATTTTAGGCACCAAATGAAtgatttatttttcatttttactcttttttttttcttaCTCATTGTTTTGCCATTGCTTCTTCCTCACCATGGAGCAAAGTTCTTATTTTTAATCTTGGATACACGTCAAGGGGGAATAGTAACAACACTCACTTTAGTACTCTCTTTCTTGTTGAGTAAAATTCTTGTAGTTTTATCATTTTGGAAATGGGTCTCCTATAAAATGGTGAGACTTACATGAATTTCACCTTATAGAAGAAAGAGTGTTAGAGTGAGTTCTGCTAGTACAATTTTACACAGTAATGGTATAATAATGCAAAAATGACACATTGAAGACGTGCTTTCTATCTCAATAGGTGTTGATGTCGACACCAACACGATAATGGCATGTTTCGTTAGGGGTGGTAAACGGGTTTCCCCCGCCCGCCAAAGTTGATTTTTTTTTAGATATATATTTTTTTCCATAGCAACAAAAATCAATAATTAAACTAAATATTTGATCATTTTAATAATAGTATAATACTTGATCTTTTCATTTAAtctttatttaaaaaaataattattataataaatttGCTATCTTTTGGATTAACAAAAGTAAATGGGTAgtaaaattattaaaaataaagATAATAAAACGAATTTAATAGGTCAGGGCAAGGGTGGGTGCGGGGCGGCACTAGCATCCCGTGGCCCCGCCCCTGTAACTAAAAAGCAGGTTTTCCCGTTTGAATCGGGGTGGGGACAACCAGGTCTGGGCAGGGGCGGATTTTTGTCATGCCTACATATTAGAAGGTGCAGGCTTAAAATTTTGTCCCACCCCGTGAAAAAGTGCAGACAAAACGAGCATGCCTCGCGGGTCAGACTAGTGTCGCCACCCCTAAATTTGTTGCATTTGATACTTTCATTTTTTTAAATCATTAGCAGTGTATACATGTCATGTGTTCGTGTATGTGCTTCATAGGGTAAGTGCTTGATATAGGACTGAGGAAGAAAAATGGGTTAACAGCCCAAGACTAGTTAGGGCTTGTCGGGTGGATTAATGGTTAGTTGTGTATATTTCAGTTTTTTGAGATAAAAGGGACGAGCCTTAAATAAACAGGATTTGGGGTTTGATGGTTCTTAGAAAACTAAAGGAATTAAAGCTTGTCTTAAAGGCCTGGTTGTTTTCTGTTAGCCCCTCTACAGTGATGGATAGTAAAGCAATAAAATCAAGGGATGTTATTTCAACAAACTTGTGATTTATTTAGATGTGTCTCTAATATCAACTAATGATTTGTTCATCAATGGTTAGTGaatattgttttactttcaaCTTTAAAGTGCCGGGTCTGTGTATTTTACATTCTGTGTGGGTTCTTGGACAGTGAATGAGTCAGTGGCCTCCAACTTCTTCCAGAATATAAAACAAAAACAGCATTAAAGAATTTCATGTTTAAGCTATTTATTTCTTGATGCTAGGCTAGGCTGATATTAATTGACCTTCAGCATTCTGTTTTCCTTCACCCCAAACTGATTAGGTAATTTCTTTTTCTAATTTCAAGACTCTTAAATGATCAAACTATACCGCACCATAAACACATGACATTGTTGAATACAAAAATTTTAAACTGTTGAGTTCAGATTATTTATAGAAACTACAATTGGTTTGGATCCTCTCTGGTTTTGGAATGATAGGATATTGTCCTGTCAGAGAGAATAATACAAATTTTTTGTACCATTGATTGGGTGTTTGTAGGGTAGGCTCCCCTAATTTGTTCCGTGTATATTATTCAGAATTGTTGCTATCACATTTTCTGTGCATCGATGCTGCATTTGAAATTGTGTTCTTCTACAAGATATTCATATTTTAGAATGCCACTTTTGCATTTCAATTTGCACCGGTAATTTACATTATAGTAAATCAAGATTGCTCACAACTCACAAGTGACCTCTTCTCTATTGGTTGTCTGAAAGCAGTTATTAGCAAGCATCACCGGGACCCAGAAAATCTCTATACCAATTACGATTGCAGTATCAGGGATTGCAAAAGTGTTTGTAGGTGAAGTTGTGGAAACAGGTATTAGTTTTCTTTACAACCATGGCATGCTTCCTTTTAATATAATTAGAAATAGAAATATGCAAATGAATAATATAGTGACCAGTCCCGCGCAAACTGTGTTTCCAAGGTAAATATGTTGCAGGGTATTATTTCCATTAATCAAAGGTACTCTATCTTTGCAGCTAGAATGGTTATGAAGGAGAGGAAAGAATCTGGACCAATCCGGCCATGTCATCTGAGAGAAGCACATAGACGACTAAAGCTTGAAGGGAAAGTCTTCAAGAGAACAACTTCGAGGCTATTTCGGTAGTGGACCAAATATGATTCTTGGTATATCATATGATTGGCTTGCAACAGTGGCATGCATGCAGGAAAAATGTTTAATCCAGCTTATCCAATCAAGTGGAATGAGTGAATCAATGTTGGTAGGTAAAATGGGCAAGTTTCCTACAAAATAAAATATGTTGTGGACTTGGcaacataatttttttttgtaagtTGTGTCAAATACTAATATTCAGTGCTTTTATTTATTGTATTATAATATACTACCTTTTCCTCCATCAACTAGTAACCCTAGCAAGTTTTTACAAGCAACAAATTCGAGCACAGAGTTCTTACAATAGGTCAATTTGGGAGCTCTCCATTAGACAACCAGTTATTTGGTGCAATGCCTCAACGAGGTTAAATTACTTTGCAAAGTACCAAAGTTCCTTGACTGGGAATGCCCCTTCCAAATTTGCTCGTTGTAACAAATAACACCTAATATTTTATTCAAACAATAAATTGCAAATGAAGAGAATTagaatatttttttctttttagctGTCTCTTAAAAAAAGTTGTCTCTTTTTCTTTATCATCCTCTATAGAGATGAATGATTTATTGTCAATTTGTGGTTAGAATCACCTCTCTTGAACTTTCTTTTTTATTAAAATGCGTTTTTTACATATACTAAAAGTTTTGTTTGTAATTATGTTGTTTAATTACTGTCTTTATGTTGAGTTATCTTCTTTTTTTGTCTTATTGCGATGTTTTATTGGTTTAGACTAACCAATTATTTTTGATGTAGATCTAGTGTATATTTAATCTATGACTGCTCATCCAAAGCATCGCCACTCGAGTCGTCATAAACCTACACAGGTTGGAATTCGGTCGTCACGTCCTTGGTTTGCGCCACTAAAAAAAACATTaagaaatttaaaaaaaaaatgcaAACTTGAAATCTTTTATTAAATATCTCTATTGACTAAAAATTGCACTTTTCGATATACCTATCTTTTATTAAATATTTCTAGTGACTAAAAAAATTGCATTTCCCGGGATACCTATGCAGAAAGATATCCGGGATTGCTTTTTAATTCATCGGATAACTTCTTTCTAAGTTCTTCGAAAAATTAAATGGATTGGATAACTTCTTTCTAAGTTCTTCGAAAAATTAAATGGCTTGGATAATTTGTTTAGAGATTATTGTTTTACAGTTTTGAAAATCAGCCACAAGAATTTACTGGATTGAGTTGTGGATTAGGTCGCTCTTTTTAAAATGTTTCGTGACACTGACCAAAATTATACAAAGCAGTCGAACTACCGCGTTGTCTCCAAGATAAAACAACACAGTTCTATCGAACTACCGCGTTGTCTCCAAGATAAAACAACCTATACTGTATGATTACTACTTGCACGGTAGATAATCGATTTAGAAATACAGACTCTAAGATAACAATCAGCCGTAATAATTTCTCAAATCAAGAGAAATTCCAATAATTCTCTAAAGAGAATCCAATAATGGTCATTTGACCACTCAATAATTTCTCAAATCAAGAGAAATTCCAATAATTCTCCAAAGAGAACTCAATAATGGTCATTTGACCACTCAAAATAATTTCTCAAACCAAGAGAAATTCCAATAATTCTCCGAAGAGAATTTAATAATAGTCTTTTGATCACTCAAATAATTTCTCAAACCAAGAGAAATTCCAATAATTCTCCAAAGAGAATTCAATAATGGTCATTTGACAACTCAAAAATAATTTCCCACACAAgagaaattcaaataattttccaaattcaaaaattaataCTTGTAACTTCTCAACTTAAACAAAAAGAAATTAACATAATTCTCTAAAGAGAATTCAAGAAAATACTTAAAAAACTCAACGAGTAGAAAGAAAAGGGGAGAAGTTGACGCTTCGACAATTTGAAAGACATAGAAAGAAAAAACTCAACAAAATGATTTTTGATGTATTTTGAAATGAAAACAAGGAATTTCCTTATATAATATAGAGAGCTAGCTAAGATATCTTTTCTAAACAATGTGCAACTAAGGAGTTTTTTCAACAAACACACAATATGGGACTTAAGAAACTTTTTCAAATTCATCTCCCTATATTGAAATATTGACATAATATTCCAATAATCCACCACTTGAATTTAAAAAGTGTTTCAAAATTAATGTCAAACGTTTCTAAGATTGTGCGTAAACAAATGTATCTACGACTTGAACCTGGGTGTAGCAGTGGGATTCCGATTCAATAAGAGTGACACAATTGTCTTGAACTCTGTTTCAGACATCAAACTTGCACACAACATTTTCTTAAGGTCTAATCTAATAACACGTGCTTTAATGACCATGCACGTGTATCCTGATTTAGTGAAGGCTCTAGGAATTATGTCTTGAAATTCCATAGGAACCGACCTAAGCTCCACAATCATATATGTG is a window of Lathyrus oleraceus cultivar Zhongwan6 chromosome 6, CAAS_Psat_ZW6_1.0, whole genome shotgun sequence DNA encoding:
- the LOC127092336 gene encoding transcription initiation factor TFIID subunit 11, which encodes MSSKRMKQSKDPFEAAFEESPPESPIETEPDPDADTEIPPSTSLISQTTHTNEEDNQFKNTNSTNNATIAKNKDDDDDEEEDNMDVELAKFPTAGDPHKMAKMQAILSQFTEEQMSRYESFRRAGFQKANMKRLLASITGTQKISIPITIAVSGIAKVFVGEVVETARMVMKERKESGPIRPCHLREAHRRLKLEGKVFKRTTSRLFR